Proteins from a single region of Phycisphaeraceae bacterium D3-23:
- a CDS encoding amphi-Trp domain-containing protein, whose protein sequence is MADRDIEKTYSNSEFVAKLRRLADSIETGENFEIQIANERIYVPDRATFNIEHEREGDEHEVEFQIKWSGE, encoded by the coding sequence ATGGCCGACCGTGACATCGAGAAGACCTACAGCAACAGCGAGTTCGTCGCCAAGCTCCGCCGGCTGGCGGACAGCATCGAGACCGGCGAGAACTTCGAGATCCAGATCGCCAACGAGCGTATCTACGTCCCCGACCGCGCGACGTTCAACATCGAGCACGAACGCGAGGGCGACGAGCATGAGGTCGAGTTCCAGATCAAGTGGTCGGGCGAGTAG